One bacterium DNA window includes the following coding sequences:
- a CDS encoding DUF6141 family protein: MDRESIENIFFHEEQSFAKANRWIGIALFLLPLTMGYFVWEQMIQHRPIGTNPPPDAVLLLLFGVIGIFVPWLILSARLCVEVRDSGVWFRYHPFMFKWKCIGFEDIQSAQAVTYRPILEYGGWGIRIAWGKRAYNVSGNEGVLLTLRSTTTTTLLGSQQAHDLEAAITTAMKTTFHSKSK; encoded by the coding sequence ATGGACAGGGAGAGTATTGAGAACATCTTTTTCCATGAAGAACAGTCTTTTGCGAAAGCGAATCGCTGGATCGGTATCGCTCTTTTCTTGCTGCCGCTCACGATGGGGTATTTCGTATGGGAACAGATGATTCAACATCGTCCCATCGGTACTAACCCACCCCCTGATGCGGTGTTGTTGCTTTTGTTCGGTGTTATCGGCATCTTCGTTCCGTGGCTAATACTCTCGGCTCGTTTATGTGTTGAAGTGCGCGATTCCGGCGTTTGGTTCCGTTATCATCCCTTCATGTTCAAGTGGAAGTGCATCGGATTTGAAGATATTCAAAGCGCGCAAGCTGTTACATATCGTCCAATTCTTGAGTATGGCGGTTGGGGTATCCGGATCGCTTGGGGAAAGCGGGCTTACAATGTCAGTGGGAATGAAGGAGTTCTGTTAACTTTACGTTCTACAACAACGACAACCCTTTTAGGTTCGCAACAGGCTCATGATCTGGAGGCTGCGATTACAACGGCAATGAAGACAACATTCCATAGCAAATCAAAATGA
- the yidD gene encoding membrane protein insertion efficiency factor YidD gives MKYLFIGLIYLYRIVLSPILGGQCRFHPSCSHYAEEAIRKHGSLRGGWLAIKRIFRCGPWHPGGFDPVP, from the coding sequence ATGAAATATCTTTTTATCGGATTGATTTACTTGTATAGGATCGTGTTGTCGCCGATTCTCGGGGGACAGTGCCGGTTTCACCCGAGTTGCAGCCATTATGCCGAAGAAGCAATCCGAAAACATGGCTCACTGAGGGGGGGATGGCTTGCGATAAAGCGGATTTTCCGGTGTGGACCGTGGCACCCGGGCGGATTTGATCCCGTTCCATAA
- a CDS encoding isocitrate/isopropylmalate dehydrogenase family protein yields the protein MSNRKYKIGWLPGDGVGIEVLEATRIVLDKLGLNAEYPHGDIGWEFWCKEGDALPQRTIDLLHNVDGAMFGAITSKPAKIAELELVPELRGTGLIYRSPIVRMRQIFDLYVCLRPCKAYPGNPLNFKEGIDIVVFRENTEDMYCGVEFNPVPDELINVLTKLSKPFAPFSKLAGNEYAISCKINTRKGSERIIRAGFEYARAHNRKKVTIVHKANVVRATDGLFLDIAKEVAKEFPEIQFDEANVDAMTMWLLKNPFSYDVLVAPNLFGDIISDLCAQLVGGLGFGCSGNIGEKLGVFEPSHGSAPKYTGLYKVNPIATILSAKLMLDKLGEFEFAKRVEDATAAVIKEGKVRTYDMGGSNTTIEMGQAIADRL from the coding sequence GTGTCTAATAGGAAGTACAAGATAGGCTGGTTGCCGGGCGATGGCGTCGGCATAGAAGTATTGGAAGCAACCCGTATTGTGCTTGATAAATTGGGATTAAACGCCGAGTATCCGCACGGCGACATCGGTTGGGAGTTTTGGTGCAAGGAAGGGGATGCGCTTCCCCAACGTACCATCGATTTACTGCACAACGTCGACGGTGCGATGTTTGGCGCAATCACCTCGAAACCGGCGAAAATTGCGGAACTGGAATTGGTACCAGAGTTACGCGGTACTGGACTTATCTATCGCTCACCCATCGTGCGGATGCGTCAGATCTTCGATCTGTATGTCTGTTTGCGTCCCTGCAAAGCGTATCCCGGCAATCCCTTGAATTTTAAAGAGGGAATCGACATCGTTGTATTCCGCGAAAATACTGAAGACATGTACTGCGGCGTCGAATTCAATCCAGTGCCGGATGAGTTGATTAATGTTTTGACTAAGCTCTCGAAACCGTTCGCGCCGTTCAGTAAACTTGCTGGCAACGAATATGCTATTTCGTGCAAAATCAACACCCGCAAAGGCTCCGAACGGATTATCCGCGCCGGTTTCGAGTATGCCCGCGCTCATAACCGTAAAAAAGTTACTATCGTTCATAAAGCGAATGTCGTCCGCGCAACCGATGGACTCTTCCTCGACATCGCAAAAGAAGTCGCCAAAGAGTTTCCGGAAATTCAATTCGACGAAGCTAATGTCGATGCAATGACGATGTGGCTACTTAAGAATCCATTCAGCTATGATGTATTAGTCGCTCCAAATCTATTCGGCGATATCATCAGCGACCTCTGCGCGCAGTTGGTGGGTGGCTTGGGCTTTGGCTGCTCGGGTAACATCGGCGAGAAACTTGGCGTTTTTGAACCATCGCACGGCTCAGCGCCAAAGTACACCGGACTCTACAAAGTGAATCCGATTGCAACAATTCTCTCAGCAAAGCTGATGCTCGACAAATTGGGCGAATTCGAATTTGCAAAACGGGTGGAAGACGCTACCGCCGCAGTGATTAAGGAAGGGAAAGTCCGCACCTATGATATGGGCGGAAGCAACACGACAATCGAAATGGGACAAGCAATCGCCGACCGCTTATAG